One window of the Anaeromyxobacter dehalogenans 2CP-C genome contains the following:
- a CDS encoding class I SAM-dependent methyltransferase, which yields MPKPFDESHAASYDAQFAALAPFRDALHLVTRIALDALPADARILCAGAGTGAELLYLAAAFPGWRFTAVDTSEPMLRRCRARAEAAGVADRCQFHVGTVGDLPGAAGDHDGATALLVSQFLVDRAARQAFFRAIANRLRPGAPLVVADLAAPSLSGGLAALWGRAWLHAGVPAEQVARMPETFAEQVAVLPPDEVAALVAAGGFDAPLRCFQSVLIHGWVARRSDGP from the coding sequence ATGCCGAAACCCTTCGACGAGTCGCACGCGGCCTCCTACGACGCGCAGTTCGCCGCGCTCGCCCCGTTTCGCGACGCGCTGCACCTGGTGACGCGGATCGCGCTCGACGCGCTGCCCGCCGACGCCCGCATCCTGTGCGCCGGCGCGGGCACCGGGGCGGAGCTGCTGTACCTCGCGGCGGCGTTCCCGGGGTGGCGCTTCACCGCGGTCGATACCTCGGAGCCGATGCTCCGCCGCTGCCGGGCGCGGGCGGAGGCCGCCGGGGTCGCCGACCGGTGCCAGTTCCACGTGGGCACCGTCGGTGACCTCCCCGGCGCGGCGGGCGACCACGACGGCGCGACGGCGCTGCTCGTGTCGCAGTTCCTGGTCGATCGCGCGGCGCGGCAGGCGTTCTTCCGCGCCATCGCCAATCGCCTGCGGCCCGGGGCGCCGCTGGTGGTGGCCGACCTGGCCGCGCCGTCGCTGTCGGGCGGCCTGGCCGCGCTGTGGGGGCGGGCCTGGCTGCACGCGGGCGTGCCGGCGGAGCAGGTCGCGCGGATGCCCGAGACGTTCGCGGAGCAGGTGGCGGTGCTCCCGCCGGACGAGGTCGCCGCCCTCGTCGCGGCGGGCGGCTTCGACGCGCCGCTCCGGTGCTTCCAGAGCGTCCTCATCCACGGGTGGGTGGCGCGCCGGAGCGACGGGCCGTGA
- a CDS encoding SpoIID/LytB domain-containing protein produces the protein MSAPGILAALLLLTAAPTAASSARSVAAPAAPSVAATAAPPVDVELLARLAPRRLELEAGGRRRSVVARGDALVVDGVAAGAALALPARTWRVVAGHRDGLATRARTYRAALRIRAERGVLRVRATMALEDYVAGVVASEALPGTPREALRALAVVVRSYALAAPPRHADGARCDLAHCQLLRGGGADRAHEAAARAAARATAGEALRLPGGAVAAAPFHAACGGHTADPREAFGGAGIGAAAVADPGCAPERWRAALDPAALAAAVRAALAASDPGGAAAVPARLRAADLAVRAGAGGWVAQVAGADGGWALGGDAFARAADASAGRGVVRSSRFRLASASGAGRPVLEGAGRGHGVGLCQAGAARRARAGQGYREILRAYFPGAAVATARAPDGPSIERSADAGARRALPPGGARR, from the coding sequence GTGAGCGCGCCGGGCATCCTCGCGGCGCTGCTGCTCCTGACGGCCGCCCCGACCGCCGCGTCGTCGGCGCGCTCGGTGGCCGCGCCTGCGGCGCCTTCGGTCGCCGCGACGGCGGCGCCGCCGGTGGACGTCGAGCTGCTGGCGCGCCTCGCGCCGCGGCGGCTCGAGCTGGAGGCCGGCGGGCGCCGGCGGTCGGTGGTGGCCCGCGGCGACGCGCTGGTGGTGGACGGGGTGGCGGCCGGCGCGGCGCTCGCGCTGCCGGCCCGCACCTGGCGCGTCGTCGCCGGCCACCGGGACGGCCTCGCGACCCGCGCGCGCACCTACCGCGCGGCGCTCCGGATCCGCGCCGAGCGCGGGGTGCTGCGGGTGCGCGCCACGATGGCGCTCGAGGACTACGTGGCCGGGGTGGTCGCCTCGGAGGCGCTGCCGGGCACGCCGCGCGAGGCGCTGCGCGCGCTGGCGGTGGTGGTCCGCTCCTACGCGCTCGCCGCGCCGCCCCGCCACGCGGACGGCGCCCGGTGCGACCTCGCCCACTGCCAGCTCCTGCGCGGCGGCGGGGCGGATCGCGCGCACGAGGCGGCGGCGAGGGCAGCGGCGCGCGCCACCGCGGGCGAGGCGCTGCGCCTGCCGGGCGGCGCGGTGGCGGCGGCGCCGTTCCACGCCGCCTGCGGCGGCCACACCGCCGATCCGCGGGAGGCATTCGGCGGCGCGGGCATCGGCGCGGCGGCGGTGGCCGACCCGGGCTGCGCGCCGGAGCGCTGGCGCGCGGCGCTCGATCCGGCCGCGCTGGCGGCGGCGGTGCGCGCGGCGCTCGCGGCCTCGGATCCGGGCGGCGCGGCGGCGGTGCCGGCGCGGCTCCGGGCGGCCGACCTCGCGGTGCGCGCCGGCGCGGGCGGGTGGGTGGCGCAGGTGGCGGGCGCGGACGGCGGCTGGGCGCTCGGGGGGGACGCGTTCGCGCGCGCGGCCGACGCGTCCGCCGGGCGCGGGGTGGTGCGCAGCTCGCGGTTCCGGCTCGCCTCCGCCTCCGGCGCAGGGCGCCCGGTGCTGGAGGGCGCCGGGCGCGGCCACGGCGTGGGGCTCTGCCAGGCGGGCGCCGCGCGGCGGGCGCGGGCCGGGCAGGGGTACCGGGAGATCCTCCGGGCGTACTTCCCGGGCGCCGCCGTCGCGACGGCGCGGGCACCGGATGGGCCGTCCATCGAACGATCCGCCGATGCGGGCGCACGCCGCGCCCTACCGCCGGGCGGCGCGCGGCGCTAG
- a CDS encoding serine/threonine protein kinase, with translation MNTVPPLPAPGSAPRASAVPAPAAPGRPVPPRAPAAAAALDAPRPAAEPLRALAEVLAARPEGAARLAIARGLAAAVAALHAEGRVHGALHPGTVRIAPGGAVALGARGAARPGLGPGAPVEPAGFAAPEVLRGARAGRRADVFSTAALVQAILCGAPPFDAPTALEAAHRVLYRPPAPPGPEVPPALEDAIAAALAKPRWRRPGSVLALCAALAAPASAPAPAPAPAPNAWDGALDRARSALASLVAAAAVRRAPALGAAALRALERLRPLVAAARVRLPASRRGRAVLAVALLALAGLLAVPRGEADLAAGVAARLAAGDAAGARALLDEAERAGRRGPLLDKLRGDVACARRASGECLRRYRLALAADPALRTDPVIRENARRLLGADGCGTRRAAAELIGELRDPEALPALRAARGRGGLLAYFCTGDSIDRAIREVRADARP, from the coding sequence GTGAACACCGTCCCGCCGCTCCCCGCGCCGGGGTCCGCGCCCCGCGCCTCGGCGGTCCCCGCGCCCGCCGCGCCGGGGCGGCCGGTCCCGCCCCGCGCGCCCGCGGCCGCCGCGGCGCTCGACGCGCCGCGCCCGGCGGCGGAGCCCCTGCGGGCGCTGGCGGAGGTGCTGGCGGCGCGCCCCGAGGGCGCGGCGCGGCTGGCGATCGCGCGCGGCCTGGCCGCCGCGGTGGCGGCGCTGCACGCGGAGGGGCGCGTCCACGGGGCGCTGCACCCGGGCACCGTCCGGATCGCGCCGGGCGGCGCGGTGGCGCTCGGGGCGCGCGGCGCGGCGCGCCCGGGGCTCGGGCCGGGCGCGCCGGTCGAGCCCGCCGGCTTCGCGGCGCCGGAGGTCCTCCGCGGCGCGCGCGCCGGACGCCGCGCCGACGTGTTCTCCACCGCCGCGCTGGTGCAGGCGATCCTCTGCGGCGCGCCGCCGTTCGACGCGCCGACCGCGCTCGAGGCCGCCCACCGCGTCCTGTACCGGCCGCCCGCACCGCCCGGCCCGGAGGTGCCGCCCGCGCTGGAGGACGCGATCGCGGCCGCGCTCGCGAAGCCGCGCTGGCGCCGGCCGGGCAGCGTCCTGGCGCTGTGCGCCGCGCTGGCGGCGCCGGCCTCGGCCCCGGCGCCCGCGCCGGCGCCGGCGCCGAACGCGTGGGACGGCGCGCTCGACCGCGCGCGCTCGGCGCTCGCCTCGCTCGTCGCCGCGGCCGCCGTCCGGCGCGCACCCGCGCTCGGCGCCGCCGCCCTCCGCGCCCTGGAACGGCTCCGGCCCCTGGTCGCGGCCGCCCGCGTTCGCCTGCCCGCCTCGCGCCGGGGCCGCGCCGTGCTCGCGGTCGCGCTCCTCGCCCTCGCCGGCCTCCTCGCCGTCCCGCGCGGCGAGGCGGACCTCGCCGCCGGCGTGGCGGCGCGCCTGGCGGCCGGCGACGCCGCCGGCGCGCGCGCCCTCCTCGACGAGGCCGAGCGCGCCGGCCGGCGCGGGCCGCTCCTCGACAAGCTCCGCGGCGACGTGGCTTGCGCCCGCCGCGCCTCCGGCGAGTGCCTGCGGCGCTACCGGCTGGCGCTCGCCGCCGACCCCGCGCTGCGGACCGACCCGGTGATCCGCGAGAACGCGCGCCGGCTGCTCGGGGCCGACGGCTGCGGAACCCGCCGCGCCGCCGCCGAGCTGATCGGCGAGCTGCGCGACCCGGAGGCGCTGCCGGCGCTGCGCGCGGCGCGCGGCCGCGGCGGGCTGCTGGCGTACTTCTGCACCGGCGACTCCATCGACCGCGCCATCCGCGAGGTCCGCGCCGACGCGCGCCCGTGA
- a CDS encoding tetratricopeptide repeat protein: MIRTLRAAALAAALALPAAARPAGISEAWYLARGRANLRIGNCAAAVEAYRKALAENPRGREASRGVALALLQNGDTDLAVAELDRHLARFPDDAELAFRQAGLLQWSRYAYRSRDAVRYLRMGLAVRDDPARRRELARLLARERAALGEALAEYDRLLAAAPDDRTLRDERLRLLLWDPARREAAVEELRRRRREAPGDAAATRALAGLLAADARTAGEAVGLYDELLGRRPDDAELALGRARALSKAGRRAEARDAYARAIALRPSAEARLERAELLAADPATRGEARAEYQAVLRAEPRSRRARLGLARVLGARKETSGEAIAAYETVLASAPQDAEAHRGLAQAYAWNGDPDRALAHGDLAGRYGPARPELAALERDLRRGREPAAGGLARALAQTGGDFAISSAGAFATGRTDPTPFTTGAVEAGAAAHRGPDGARAEGAQVRVTGRWRPDPAWRLDAAGGWDGARRAGQGFQGALGLEATLGAATLAASVSRAPRLDSFRAYAGELVDGRVVGAASETVAALRVALAGRDLRGELSARAGTVSGAGFRSTLLAGVAARADRVLARPGGFELAAGGAVEAVHHARDLSGDGPVPDPAAPRLFSPPLHATASPRLSLARDDGLAGRLVLDAGPAVQLTTGARGAVRAGGDARAAVLRRIGRLQLSAEARYGRLASVHAAFSGAVGAEILFP; encoded by the coding sequence ATGATCCGAACCCTCCGCGCCGCCGCGCTCGCGGCCGCGCTCGCGCTGCCCGCCGCCGCCCGGCCCGCCGGGATCTCCGAGGCCTGGTACCTCGCGCGCGGGCGCGCCAACCTGCGCATCGGCAACTGCGCCGCCGCGGTGGAGGCCTACCGCAAGGCGCTCGCCGAGAACCCGCGCGGCCGCGAGGCGTCGCGCGGCGTGGCGCTGGCGCTGCTCCAGAACGGCGACACCGACCTCGCGGTCGCGGAGCTGGACCGCCACCTGGCGCGGTTCCCCGACGACGCGGAGCTGGCGTTCCGGCAGGCCGGGCTGCTGCAGTGGTCGCGCTACGCCTACCGCTCGAGGGACGCGGTGCGCTACCTGCGCATGGGCCTGGCGGTGCGGGACGATCCCGCCCGGCGGCGCGAGCTGGCGCGGCTGCTGGCGCGCGAGCGCGCCGCGCTGGGCGAGGCGCTCGCCGAGTACGACCGGCTGCTCGCGGCGGCCCCGGACGACCGGACGCTCCGCGACGAGCGGCTGCGGCTGCTGCTCTGGGATCCGGCGCGGCGCGAGGCGGCGGTCGAGGAGCTGCGCCGCCGCCGGCGCGAGGCGCCCGGCGACGCGGCCGCGACCCGCGCGCTGGCCGGGCTGCTCGCCGCCGACGCGCGCACCGCCGGCGAGGCGGTGGGCCTGTACGACGAGCTGCTCGGGCGCCGGCCCGACGACGCGGAGCTGGCGCTGGGTCGTGCGCGGGCGCTCTCGAAGGCCGGGCGGCGCGCCGAGGCGCGCGACGCGTACGCGCGGGCGATCGCGCTCCGCCCGTCGGCCGAGGCGCGCCTGGAGCGGGCCGAGCTGCTCGCGGCCGACCCGGCCACCCGCGGCGAGGCCCGCGCCGAGTACCAGGCGGTGCTGCGGGCCGAGCCGCGCTCGCGGCGCGCGCGGCTCGGGCTGGCGCGCGTGCTCGGCGCCCGCAAGGAGACGAGCGGCGAGGCCATCGCCGCTTACGAGACGGTGCTCGCCTCGGCGCCGCAGGACGCCGAGGCGCACCGCGGGCTGGCGCAGGCGTACGCGTGGAACGGCGACCCCGACCGCGCGCTGGCCCACGGGGACCTGGCCGGCCGCTACGGCCCGGCCCGGCCCGAGCTGGCGGCGCTGGAGCGCGACCTGCGCCGCGGGCGCGAGCCGGCGGCGGGCGGCCTGGCGCGGGCGCTGGCGCAGACGGGCGGGGACTTCGCGATCTCGTCGGCCGGCGCGTTCGCCACCGGCCGCACCGACCCGACGCCGTTCACGACCGGCGCGGTGGAGGCCGGCGCCGCGGCGCACCGCGGCCCGGACGGCGCGCGCGCCGAGGGCGCGCAGGTGCGCGTCACCGGCCGCTGGCGCCCCGACCCGGCCTGGCGCCTCGACGCGGCGGGCGGGTGGGACGGCGCGCGGCGCGCCGGCCAGGGCTTCCAGGGCGCGCTCGGGCTCGAGGCGACGCTCGGGGCGGCCACCCTGGCGGCCTCCGTCTCGCGCGCGCCGCGCCTGGACTCCTTCCGCGCCTACGCCGGCGAGCTCGTGGACGGGCGCGTCGTCGGCGCCGCCTCCGAGACCGTCGCCGCGCTGCGGGTGGCGCTCGCCGGCCGGGACCTCCGGGGCGAGCTGTCGGCGCGGGCGGGGACCGTGTCCGGCGCCGGCTTCCGCTCCACGCTCCTCGCCGGCGTCGCCGCGCGCGCCGATCGCGTGCTGGCCCGGCCCGGCGGCTTCGAGCTGGCCGCCGGCGGCGCGGTCGAGGCGGTGCACCACGCCCGCGATCTCTCCGGCGACGGGCCGGTGCCCGACCCGGCCGCCCCGCGCCTCTTCTCGCCCCCGCTGCACGCCACCGCCTCGCCGCGCCTCTCGCTGGCGCGCGACGACGGCCTGGCCGGGCGCCTCGTCCTCGACGCCGGCCCGGCCGTGCAGCTCACCACCGGCGCGCGCGGCGCGGTCCGCGCCGGCGGCGACGCCCGCGCCGCGGTGCTCCGCCGGATCGGGCGGCTCCAGCTCTCCGCCGAGGCCCGCTACGGCCGGCTCGCCTCGGTGCACGCCGCGTTCAGCGGCGCGGTCGGGGCGGAGATCCTCTTTCCGTGA
- the pbpC gene encoding penicillin-binding protein 1C has protein sequence MRPALVRVAAVLAGLSAVAALAAGVFVAWPLPDGLLERRPVAAVRFTDRDGGLLREVASRADGRSVPLPRGEPVPPRVRAAFVAAEDARFERHPGVDPLAVARAGWQLVRHRRVVSGASTLTMQLARALVPHPRTAGGKLVEALWALRLEAHLGKDELLRAYLDRVPLGGDLYGVEAAAALYFGRPARTLSAAQAALLAGLARAPSALDPLRRPEASRERALAVLGRMEALGLVGAEEARLAREAPLDLAAPERSFEAPHLVEALSGRLGALGLDAAAEVETALDRGLQRDVEELVRAELAGDPRLGNVAVIVVDNASGEVLAYVGSADFLDAAGLGQNDGVRARRQPGSALKPFAYGLALARGYTAASVLSDVEVRLATPTGDWVPRNYDRRAHGPVPLRAALQNSYNVPAVRLAEALGPERVLRTLRAAGFESLSGGADRYGAGVVLGNGDVTLRELARAYRGLARGGLLEPLREVRAARDAAGRPLPVARELAPRRFLPAGAVALLTDILSDEAARAPAFGVHNALRLPFPVAAKTGTSRAYVDNWTAGYTAERTVAVWVGSFDGRPMQGVSGITGAGPVFARVMVRAMRGIEPAPLVDRGRFTRARVCPLTGLRAGTGCPGALEEVFLPGTAPSAACAAHAHGPGAPVALAPELLGWARAEGIAAVADGAAADAGAPRVLLPADGDEYLVEAGYPEGAQGIPLRLALPPGTARAEVRVGGERLALGPPFAARLAARPGRHRLEVWLPGGAAPAAVSTFTVRGAP, from the coding sequence GTGCGACCCGCCCTGGTCCGCGTCGCGGCGGTGCTGGCCGGCCTCTCCGCGGTGGCGGCGCTCGCGGCGGGGGTCTTCGTGGCCTGGCCGCTGCCGGACGGCCTCCTCGAGCGCCGGCCGGTGGCCGCGGTGCGCTTCACCGACCGCGACGGCGGCCTGCTGCGCGAGGTGGCCTCGCGGGCGGACGGGCGGAGCGTGCCCCTGCCGCGCGGCGAGCCGGTGCCGCCCCGGGTCCGCGCCGCGTTCGTCGCCGCGGAGGACGCGCGCTTCGAGCGCCACCCGGGCGTCGATCCGCTGGCGGTGGCGCGGGCCGGCTGGCAGCTCGTCCGGCACCGCCGGGTGGTCTCGGGCGCGTCCACCCTCACCATGCAGCTCGCCCGCGCGCTCGTGCCGCACCCGCGCACCGCCGGCGGGAAGCTGGTCGAGGCGCTGTGGGCGCTCCGGCTCGAGGCGCACCTCGGCAAGGACGAGCTCCTCCGCGCCTACCTCGACCGCGTCCCGCTCGGCGGTGACCTCTACGGCGTGGAGGCGGCGGCCGCGCTGTACTTCGGGCGGCCGGCGCGGACGCTCTCGGCGGCGCAGGCGGCGCTGCTCGCCGGGCTCGCGCGCGCGCCCTCCGCGCTCGACCCGCTCCGGCGCCCGGAGGCCTCGCGCGAGCGCGCGCTGGCGGTGCTCGGCCGGATGGAGGCGCTCGGCCTCGTCGGCGCCGAGGAGGCGCGGCTCGCCCGGGAGGCGCCGCTCGACCTCGCCGCGCCGGAGCGGAGCTTCGAGGCGCCGCACCTGGTGGAGGCGCTCTCGGGCCGGCTCGGCGCCCTCGGCCTGGACGCCGCCGCCGAGGTCGAGACGGCGCTCGATCGCGGCCTGCAGCGCGACGTGGAGGAGCTCGTCCGCGCCGAGCTGGCCGGCGACCCGCGCCTCGGGAACGTCGCGGTGATCGTGGTGGACAACGCGAGCGGCGAGGTGCTCGCGTACGTGGGCTCGGCCGACTTCCTCGACGCGGCCGGCCTCGGCCAGAACGACGGGGTGCGGGCGCGGCGCCAGCCGGGCTCGGCGCTGAAGCCGTTCGCCTACGGCCTGGCGCTCGCGCGCGGGTACACCGCCGCGTCGGTCCTGTCCGACGTCGAGGTGCGGCTCGCCACCCCGACCGGCGACTGGGTCCCGCGCAACTACGACCGGCGGGCGCACGGGCCGGTGCCGCTCCGCGCCGCGCTGCAGAACAGCTACAACGTGCCCGCGGTGCGGCTCGCCGAGGCGCTCGGGCCGGAGCGGGTGCTGCGCACGCTGCGGGCCGCCGGGTTCGAGTCGCTCTCGGGCGGCGCCGACCGGTACGGCGCGGGGGTGGTGCTCGGCAACGGCGACGTGACGCTGCGCGAGCTGGCGCGCGCGTACCGCGGGCTCGCCCGCGGCGGCCTGCTGGAGCCGCTCCGGGAGGTGCGGGCCGCGCGCGACGCGGCCGGGCGGCCGCTGCCGGTCGCGCGCGAGCTCGCGCCGCGGCGCTTCCTGCCGGCGGGCGCGGTGGCGCTCCTCACCGACATCCTCTCCGACGAGGCGGCGCGGGCGCCCGCGTTCGGCGTGCACAACGCGCTCCGGCTCCCGTTCCCGGTGGCGGCCAAGACCGGGACCTCGCGCGCGTACGTGGACAACTGGACCGCCGGCTACACCGCGGAGCGGACGGTGGCGGTGTGGGTGGGGAGCTTCGACGGGCGGCCGATGCAGGGCGTCTCGGGGATCACCGGCGCCGGGCCCGTGTTCGCGCGCGTGATGGTGCGCGCGATGCGCGGCATCGAGCCCGCGCCGCTGGTGGACCGCGGCCGCTTCACCCGCGCCCGCGTGTGCCCGCTCACCGGCCTGCGCGCGGGGACGGGCTGCCCGGGGGCGCTCGAGGAGGTCTTCCTGCCCGGCACCGCGCCCTCGGCGGCCTGCGCCGCGCACGCGCACGGCCCAGGCGCGCCGGTGGCGCTCGCGCCGGAGCTGCTGGGGTGGGCGCGCGCCGAGGGGATCGCGGCGGTGGCGGACGGCGCCGCCGCGGACGCTGGCGCGCCGCGGGTGCTGCTGCCCGCCGACGGCGACGAGTACCTGGTCGAGGCCGGGTATCCGGAGGGCGCGCAGGGCATCCCGCTCCGGCTGGCGCTGCCGCCGGGGACGGCGCGGGCGGAGGTGCGGGTCGGGGGCGAGCGGCTCGCGCTCGGGCCGCCGTTCGCGGCGCGGCTCGCGGCCCGGCCCGGCCGCCACCGGCTGGAGGTGTGGCTCCCCGGCGGCGCCGCGCCGGCCGCGGTCAGCACGTTCACCGTCCGGGGCGCGCCGTGA